The following is a genomic window from Streptomyces lincolnensis.
CGCCTTGAAGTGCCCCTCGACCTCCGCGGGCGCGATGTACTTGCCGCCGGACGTCTTGATGAGGTCCTTCTTGCGGTCGGTGATCCGCAGATACCCGTCGGGCGACAGCTCCCCGATGTCCCCGGTGTGGAACCAGCCGTCCGACTCCAGCACCTCGGCGGTCTTCTCGGGCAGCCCGTGGTAGCCCTCCATGATGCCGGGCCCGCGCAGCAGGATCTCGCCGTCGTCGGCGATCCGCACCTCCGTGCCGGGCAGCGGCTTGCCGACCGTGCCGGTGCGGTAGGCCTCGCCGGGGTTCACGAACGAGGCGGCCGAGGACTCCGTGAGTCCGTAGCCCTCCAGGATGTGGATGCCGGCGCCGGAGAAGAAGTAGCCGATCTCGGGCGCGAGCGCCGCCGACCCGGAGACGCAGGCGCGCAGGTTGCCGCCGAAGGCCTCGCGGATCTTGGCGTAGACGAGCGCGTCGGCGACCTTGTGCTTGGCGGACAGTCCGAAGGGCGCGGACGCGGTGCCGGTGCGGCGGAAGGTGTCCTGCGCGGCCTTGGCGTACTCGCGGGCGACCTCGGCGGCCCACTGGAAGATCTTGTACTTGGCGCCGCCGCCCGCACGGGCCTTCGCGGCGACCCCGTTGTAGACCTTCTCGAAGATGCGCGGGACGGCCGCCATGTACGTCGGCCGGACGATCGGCAGATTCTCGATGATCTTGTCGACCCGGCCGTCCACGGCGGTGACGTGACCGACCTCGATCTGCCCGGAGGTCAGCACCTTGCCGAAGACGTGCGCGAGCGGCAGCCACAGGTACTGCACGTCCTCGCCGCTGACCAGGCCGGTCGCGGCGATGGCCTTGGCCATGTACGACCAGTTGTCGTGCGGCAGACGCACGCCCTTGGGGCGGCCGGTGGTGCCCGAGGTGTAGATGAGGGTGGCCAGCTGGTCCTTGGTGATCGCGGCGACCCGCTCCTTGACCACCTCCGCGTCCTTCTCCAGGCGGGCGGCGCCCCGGGCCTCCAGCTCGGCGAGGGTGAGGACCCAGTC
Proteins encoded in this region:
- a CDS encoding AMP-dependent synthetase/ligase, translating into MSDTQTLIENRPPSVATLFLERVAATPDAEAYRYPVPPASGQGPDDWKSLSWAQAAERVYAIAAGLIELGVQPEQRVALASSTRIEWILGDLGIMCAGAATTTVYPQTNAEESAFILSDSDSRVLIAEDAAQLAKAVEKKAELPHLTHVVVIDPAGVETSDWVLTLAELEARGAARLEKDAEVVKERVAAITKDQLATLIYTSGTTGRPKGVRLPHDNWSYMAKAIAATGLVSGEDVQYLWLPLAHVFGKVLTSGQIEVGHVTAVDGRVDKIIENLPIVRPTYMAAVPRIFEKVYNGVAAKARAGGGAKYKIFQWAAEVAREYAKAAQDTFRRTGTASAPFGLSAKHKVADALVYAKIREAFGGNLRACVSGSAALAPEIGYFFSGAGIHILEGYGLTESSAASFVNPGEAYRTGTVGKPLPGTEVRIADDGEILLRGPGIMEGYHGLPEKTAEVLESDGWFHTGDIGELSPDGYLRITDRKKDLIKTSGGKYIAPAEVEGHFKAVCPYVSNILVHGADRNFCTALIALDEVSIMDWAKENGLEGKPYAEVVAAPVTVAMVEGYVKQLNEGLQRWQTIKKFRLLPRDLDVEHGEITPSLKLKRPVVEREYKHLIDEMYAGSREA